In Cicer arietinum cultivar CDC Frontier isolate Library 1 chromosome 1, Cicar.CDCFrontier_v2.0, whole genome shotgun sequence, one DNA window encodes the following:
- the LOC101507451 gene encoding nucleosome assembly protein 1;3-like isoform X1, which translates to MANNNNQVFNMADLTSAALNEEDRADLVNALKSKIQSLAGQHSDVLETLSPVVRKRVEVLREIQGEHDELEAKFLEERAXXXXXLEEKAVLEAKYQKLYQPLYTKRYEIVNGVAEVDVAIETKADAAEDQEKGVPSFWLTAMKNNDVLVEEISEGDEGALKFLKDIKWSRIEEPKGFKLEFFFDTNPYFSNSVLTKIYHMVDEDEPILEKAIGTEIEWLPGKCLTQKILKKKPKKGSKNAKPIIKTETCESFFNFFNPPEVPEDDEDIDEDAAEELQNKMEQDYDIGSTIRDKIIPHAVSWFTGEAAEGEDFEDLDDDEDDEDDDDEDEDDEDEEDEDDDDDDEEDEEETKTKKKSSASKSGAQLSDAQGERPPECKQQ; encoded by the exons ATggccaacaacaacaaccaagttTTCAACATGGCAGATCTCACTTCTG cagCTCTCAATGAAGAGGATCGAGCTGACCTAGTTAACGCTCTCAAG AGCAAGATTCAAAGCTTGGCTGGGCAGCATTCTGATGTTCTGGAGACTCTATCCCCTGTTGTCAGAAAGCGTGTTGAGGTTCTGAGAGAGATTCAG GGTGAACATGATGAATTGGAGGCAAAATTTCTGGAGGAGAGAGCGGNNNNNNNNNNNNNTCTGGAGGAGAAAGCGGTTCTTGAAGCCAAATACCAGAAACTGTATCAACCATTGTACACTAAG CGCTATGAAATTGTGAATGGTGTTGCTGAAGTGGATGTGGCAATTGAAACCAAAGCTGATGCAGCAGAGGATCAAG AGAAAGGTGTGCCTTCTTTCTGGCTCACCGCAATGAAAAACAACGACGTGCTGGTTGAAGAG ATTTCGGAGGGTGATGAAGGTGCTCTCAAGTTTCTCAAGGATATCAAGTGGAGCAGGATTGAGGAGCCAAAAGGATTCAAGCTTGAGTTCTTCTTTGATACCAATCCATACTTTTCAAACTCTGTCTTgacaaaaatttatcatatGGTTGACGAGGATGAACCGATTTTGGAGAAGGCTATCGg GACTGAAATTGAATGGCTTCCGGGCAAGTGCTTAACACagaaaattttgaagaaaaagcCCAAGAAGGGTTCCAAGAATGCTAAGCCAATTATCAAAACTGAAACCTGTGAAAGTTTCTTCAACTTTTTCAATCCACCAGAAGTCCCCGAAGATGACGAAGACATTGATGAAGATGCT gcTGAGGAGCTTCAGAATAAGATGGAGCAGGACTATGACATTGG GTCAACAATAAGAGACAAGATCATCCCACATGCTGTGTCATGGTTTACTGGGGAGGCTGCTGAGGGAGAGGATTTTGAAGATCTGGATGATGATGAGGATGatgaggatgatgatgatgaggatgaggatgaTGAAGACGAGGAGGACGAGgatgatgacgatgatgatgaGGAAGACGAGGAAGAGACTAAGACAAAGAAGAAG TCATCAGCTAGCAAG AGCGGTGCACAGCTCAGCGATGCTCAGGGCGAAAGACCACCAGAGTGCAAGCAGCAGTAA
- the LOC101507451 gene encoding nucleosome assembly protein 1;3-like isoform X2 codes for MANNNNQVFNMADLTSALNEEDRADLVNALKSKIQSLAGQHSDVLETLSPVVRKRVEVLREIQGEHDELEAKFLEERAXXXXXLEEKAVLEAKYQKLYQPLYTKRYEIVNGVAEVDVAIETKADAAEDQEKGVPSFWLTAMKNNDVLVEEISEGDEGALKFLKDIKWSRIEEPKGFKLEFFFDTNPYFSNSVLTKIYHMVDEDEPILEKAIGTEIEWLPGKCLTQKILKKKPKKGSKNAKPIIKTETCESFFNFFNPPEVPEDDEDIDEDAAEELQNKMEQDYDIGSTIRDKIIPHAVSWFTGEAAEGEDFEDLDDDEDDEDDDDEDEDDEDEEDEDDDDDDEEDEEETKTKKKSSASKSGAQLSDAQGERPPECKQQ; via the exons ATggccaacaacaacaaccaagttTTCAACATGGCAGATCTCACTTCTG CTCTCAATGAAGAGGATCGAGCTGACCTAGTTAACGCTCTCAAG AGCAAGATTCAAAGCTTGGCTGGGCAGCATTCTGATGTTCTGGAGACTCTATCCCCTGTTGTCAGAAAGCGTGTTGAGGTTCTGAGAGAGATTCAG GGTGAACATGATGAATTGGAGGCAAAATTTCTGGAGGAGAGAGCGGNNNNNNNNNNNNNTCTGGAGGAGAAAGCGGTTCTTGAAGCCAAATACCAGAAACTGTATCAACCATTGTACACTAAG CGCTATGAAATTGTGAATGGTGTTGCTGAAGTGGATGTGGCAATTGAAACCAAAGCTGATGCAGCAGAGGATCAAG AGAAAGGTGTGCCTTCTTTCTGGCTCACCGCAATGAAAAACAACGACGTGCTGGTTGAAGAG ATTTCGGAGGGTGATGAAGGTGCTCTCAAGTTTCTCAAGGATATCAAGTGGAGCAGGATTGAGGAGCCAAAAGGATTCAAGCTTGAGTTCTTCTTTGATACCAATCCATACTTTTCAAACTCTGTCTTgacaaaaatttatcatatGGTTGACGAGGATGAACCGATTTTGGAGAAGGCTATCGg GACTGAAATTGAATGGCTTCCGGGCAAGTGCTTAACACagaaaattttgaagaaaaagcCCAAGAAGGGTTCCAAGAATGCTAAGCCAATTATCAAAACTGAAACCTGTGAAAGTTTCTTCAACTTTTTCAATCCACCAGAAGTCCCCGAAGATGACGAAGACATTGATGAAGATGCT gcTGAGGAGCTTCAGAATAAGATGGAGCAGGACTATGACATTGG GTCAACAATAAGAGACAAGATCATCCCACATGCTGTGTCATGGTTTACTGGGGAGGCTGCTGAGGGAGAGGATTTTGAAGATCTGGATGATGATGAGGATGatgaggatgatgatgatgaggatgaggatgaTGAAGACGAGGAGGACGAGgatgatgacgatgatgatgaGGAAGACGAGGAAGAGACTAAGACAAAGAAGAAG TCATCAGCTAGCAAG AGCGGTGCACAGCTCAGCGATGCTCAGGGCGAAAGACCACCAGAGTGCAAGCAGCAGTAA
- the LOC101507451 gene encoding nucleosome assembly protein 1;3-like isoform X3, translated as MANNNNQVFNMADLTSAALNEEDRADLVNALKSKIQSLAGQHSDVLETLSPVVRKRVEVLREIQGEHDELEAKFLEERAVLEAKYQKLYQPLYTKRYEIVNGVAEVDVAIETKADAAEDQEKGVPSFWLTAMKNNDVLVEEISEGDEGALKFLKDIKWSRIEEPKGFKLEFFFDTNPYFSNSVLTKIYHMVDEDEPILEKAIGTEIEWLPGKCLTQKILKKKPKKGSKNAKPIIKTETCESFFNFFNPPEVPEDDEDIDEDAAEELQNKMEQDYDIGSTIRDKIIPHAVSWFTGEAAEGEDFEDLDDDEDDEDDDDEDEDDEDEEDEDDDDDDEEDEEETKTKKKSSASKSGAQLSDAQGERPPECKQQ; from the exons ATggccaacaacaacaaccaagttTTCAACATGGCAGATCTCACTTCTG cagCTCTCAATGAAGAGGATCGAGCTGACCTAGTTAACGCTCTCAAG AGCAAGATTCAAAGCTTGGCTGGGCAGCATTCTGATGTTCTGGAGACTCTATCCCCTGTTGTCAGAAAGCGTGTTGAGGTTCTGAGAGAGATTCAG GGTGAACATGATGAATTGGAGGCAAAATTTCTGGAGGAGAGAGCGG TTCTTGAAGCCAAATACCAGAAACTGTATCAACCATTGTACACTAAG CGCTATGAAATTGTGAATGGTGTTGCTGAAGTGGATGTGGCAATTGAAACCAAAGCTGATGCAGCAGAGGATCAAG AGAAAGGTGTGCCTTCTTTCTGGCTCACCGCAATGAAAAACAACGACGTGCTGGTTGAAGAG ATTTCGGAGGGTGATGAAGGTGCTCTCAAGTTTCTCAAGGATATCAAGTGGAGCAGGATTGAGGAGCCAAAAGGATTCAAGCTTGAGTTCTTCTTTGATACCAATCCATACTTTTCAAACTCTGTCTTgacaaaaatttatcatatGGTTGACGAGGATGAACCGATTTTGGAGAAGGCTATCGg GACTGAAATTGAATGGCTTCCGGGCAAGTGCTTAACACagaaaattttgaagaaaaagcCCAAGAAGGGTTCCAAGAATGCTAAGCCAATTATCAAAACTGAAACCTGTGAAAGTTTCTTCAACTTTTTCAATCCACCAGAAGTCCCCGAAGATGACGAAGACATTGATGAAGATGCT gcTGAGGAGCTTCAGAATAAGATGGAGCAGGACTATGACATTGG GTCAACAATAAGAGACAAGATCATCCCACATGCTGTGTCATGGTTTACTGGGGAGGCTGCTGAGGGAGAGGATTTTGAAGATCTGGATGATGATGAGGATGatgaggatgatgatgatgaggatgaggatgaTGAAGACGAGGAGGACGAGgatgatgacgatgatgatgaGGAAGACGAGGAAGAGACTAAGACAAAGAAGAAG TCATCAGCTAGCAAG AGCGGTGCACAGCTCAGCGATGCTCAGGGCGAAAGACCACCAGAGTGCAAGCAGCAGTAA